In Phyllopteryx taeniolatus isolate TA_2022b chromosome 6, UOR_Ptae_1.2, whole genome shotgun sequence, one genomic interval encodes:
- the rps9 gene encoding 40S ribosomal protein S9, whose protein sequence is MPVARSWVCRKTYVTPRRPFEKSRLDQELKLIGEYGLRNKREVWRVKFTLAKIRKAARELLTLDEKEPKRLFEGNALLRRLVRIGVLDEAKMKLDYILGLKVEDFLERRLQTQVFKLGLAKSIHHARVLIRQRHIRVRKQVVNIPSFVVRLDSQKHIDFSLRSPYGGGRPGRVKRKNSKKGQGGGGGADDEEED, encoded by the exons ATGCCCGTTGCCAGGAGTTGGGTCTGTCGGAAGACATACGTCACCCCGCGCCGTCCCTTCGAGAAGTCCCGTCTCGACCAGGAGTTGAAACTCATTG GTGAGTATGGATTGAGGAACAAGCGAGAGGTGTGGAGGGTCAAGTTCACCCTGGCCAAGATTCGTAAGGCTGCCAGAGAGCTGCTCACTCTGGATGAGAAGGAACCAAAGCGTCTGTTCGAAG GAAATGCCTTGCTCAGGCGTCTGGTGCGTATCGGCGTGTTGGACGAGGCGAAGATGAAGCTGGATTACATCCTGGGTCTTAAGGTTGAGGACTTTTTGGAGAGGAGGCTGCAGACTCAGGTTTTCAAGCTCGGACTGGCCAAGAGCATCCACCACGCCCGCGTGCTTATCCGCCAGAGGCACATCCG TGTGCGCAAGCAGGTGGTGAACATCCCCTCCTTTGTGGTCCGCCTGGACAGCCAGAAGCACATCGACTTCTCCCTCAGGTCCCCGTACGGCGGTGGACGTCCGGGCCGCGTCAAGAGAAAGAACTCCAAGAAGGGCCAGGGTGGAGGTGGCGGAGCtgatgacgaggaggaggatTAA
- the mboat7 gene encoding lysophospholipid acyltransferase 7, with amino-acid sequence MSPDELVYLGVLAVSIPVGFLFRYLSPPVKQGAAMLLGLSITIATCHVHTLHSLVTVIVTWLIIKSSWRLAPALSLSWTFLYLLFFRMVTWFGLPAPTPFANAVQLLLTLKMVSLANEVLSFHLEKKKQVSAFARSSLVGCLSREPSLYDIMSYSYCYVGIMTGPFFRFQTYTDWLEQPRPLALPGWGPCLQRLKLVPVFGALFLAVNSVFPLTYVRTDEFLDHNFFFRFFYMVVVFFMFRMRFYAAWCGAEAGCISAGLGCYPERAQCKPGGGPTVSYSPESLTEETYDFKTIQNIDCYNTDFCVKVRHGMRYWNMTVQWWLHHYIYPNAPFRSYTLRAGWTMFISAYWHGLHAGYYLSFLTIPLCIAAESAMEASVRARLGPRGQNIFDWVHWFLKMRAYDYMCMGFVLLKASDTISYWSSIYFAIHVVAVGCIIVGRALKGGRGGDKEKTDTGKKDNTKITNGDKTEKND; translated from the exons ATGTCTCCTGATGAGCTGGTCTACCTGGGAGTCCTTGCAGTCTCCATCCCAGTTGGATTCCTTTTTCGTTACCTCA GTCCTCCTGTAAAGCAGGGGGCAGCTATGCTTCTGGGCCTCTCCATTACCATCGCCACCTGTCATGTACACACACTCCACTCTCTGGTGACGGTGATTGTAACATGGCTTATTATCAAGAGCAGCTGGag GCTCGCCCCTGCGTTGTCTCTCTCCTGGACCTTTCTCTACCTCCTGTTCTTCCGAATGGTCACGTGGTTCGGTTTGCCAGCGCCGACGCCTTTTGCCAATGCCGTCCAGCTCCTTCTCACTCTCAAG ATGGTGAGCCTGGCCAACGAGGTGCTTAGCTTCCACCTGGAGAAAAAGAAGCAAGTGAGCGCCTTCGCGAGGTCTTCGCTTGTTGGGTGTCTGTCTCGGGAGCCCTCGCTGTATGACATCATGTCGTACAGCTACTGTTATGTGGGCATAATGACAG GCCCGTTCTTTCGCTTCCAAACCTACACCGACTGGCTGGAGCAGCCCAGACCGCTGGCCTTGCCCGGCTGGGGACCATGCCTACAGCGGCTGAAGCTGGTGCCCGTCTTCGGTGCTCTCTTCCTGGCTGTAAACTCTGTCTTTCCACTGACTTACGTCCGCACAGACGAGTTCCTGGATCACAATTTCTTCTTCAG GTTTTTCTACATGGTAGTGGTGTTCTTCATGTTCAGGATGCGTTTCTATGCCGCGTGGTGCGGCGCTGAGGCCGGATGCATTAGCGCTGGTCTCGGCTGCTATCCAGAACGGGCTCAGTGTAAACCGGGCGGGGGACCCACCGTCAGCTACAG CCCAGAGTCATTGACTGAGGAGACATACGACTTTAAAACCATCCAGAACATCGACTGCTACAACACGGACTTCTGCGTAAAGGTGCGGCACGGCATGCGTTACTGGAACATGACGGTGCAGTGGTGGCTGCATCACTACATCTACCCCAACGCCCCCTTCAGATCCTACACACTCAG AGCGGGCTGGACCATGTTCATCAGCGCATACTGGCACGGCCTACACGCCGGATACTACCTCTCCTTCCTCACCATCCCGCTGTGCATCGCCGCCGAGTCGGCCATGGAAGCGTCGGTCCGAGCCCGGCTGGGCCCGCGCGGTCAGAACATCTTCGACTGGGTCCACTGGTTCCTGAAGATGCGAGCGTACGACTACATGTGCATGGGCTTCGTGCTGCTCAAGGCCTCCGACACCATCAGCTATTGGTCGTCCATCTACTTTGCCATACACGTGGTGGCTGTGGGCTGTATAATAGTGGGCAGGGCTTTGAAAGGAGGTAGGGGAGGAGACAAGGAGAAGACAGACACTGGGAAGAAAGATAACACGAAAATAACAAATGGagataaaactgaaaaaaatgactga